A single Carettochelys insculpta isolate YL-2023 chromosome 2, ASM3395843v1, whole genome shotgun sequence DNA region contains:
- the ADNP2 gene encoding activity-dependent neuroprotector homeobox protein 2 isoform X1 has protein sequence MFQIPVQNLDNIRKARKKVKGILVDIGLDSCRELLQSLRSYDPGEKYFCNTSWSDVSPWESVGKRKRYRTKPYCCSLCKFSSKFLTSFKNHLHRYHEDEMDQELVVPCPKCAFASDSKIVGKHIRMFHSNRKLQNYTVSILGGMKQFRSDIINFTCLKCHFTDTLYYNMKKHVLMNHFQNLISTYFGQRPDESEDYFIEHYCKKCNATANSQDTLMYHVLTSDVHRDLENKLRAVISEHIKKPGLVKQMHIAPKPPTSIAAPSSIPTTAPSSIPTTAPSSIPTTASSGTVSTPTCIQLAFPQNNQNQTMAQGQAVQNAVRPLAVSNASGSFTHTSAAPVVTPPHVTLVSSPLPVGQNVNLQPPVPQPVFVSHRVPLNQPVGPGVLPLAQPVGTISRPVAPGVLPLNQPVRPGLLPVNQPIGAINSLVAPGALPVAQAVSSVNRHAGPGVLPVTRPLAPGVLPINQPVGNMNQPMGPGVLPVPQTVTSGVLQFNQPVASEVLPVRQPVRPGILQLNQSVASGIIPANQPVTPGVSQNTAFLTTGPILRQLIPTGKQVNGIPTYTLAPVSVTLPVSPGGGLATLTPPQMPIQLMQSGTVTQVSRSPAIAPAPSPPVVVTSSHSISTQSSPSAPETSQALKQAKQWKTCPVCNELFPSNVYQVHMEVAHKHNAVKTKETFEPHKLAVCAPFLRWMKAKTVRCFSCKCFLSEEELIKHLLMHGLACLFCTYIFHDLKSLVEHSKTMHNGKKKLHEEYRNRGFQLDNDADGNPVFPNFDFSTLLPKEELDEKEVHIAVLAGVNTRTLVPIYIKVKPQTVEVNGIGSNKKVFTCPFCFGTFISKETYEMHLKGRHHIMPTVHTILKSPAFKCIHCCGVYTGNMTLTAIAVHLLRCRSAPKDSNSSIKMPLEYNEKKELSFVNGEKHDSVSQSAKRKQPDLCSVAEDQRNKEQQPQSLNTGTAPSSDKDVNLGVVPIKRQKVESRTEMKGPSSTEDLRILALDPKQYEHSSYEARKQFLADYFHKRPYPTKKEMELLSSVLCVWKMDVASFFGKKRHMCLKAIKSRQPSVLLGFSMSELKNVKHSLSLKCKLQDL, from the coding sequence AGATACAGAACAAAGCCATACTGCTGTAGCCTATGCAAGTTCTCTTCAAAATTTCTTACTTCATTCAAGAATCACTTGCATCGATACCATGAAGATGAAATGGACCAAGAGCTGGTTGTTCCTTGCCCAAAATGTGCATTTGCTTCTGATTCAAAAATAGTGGGAAAACACATCCGGATGTTTCACTCTAATAGGAAACTACAGAACTACACAGTGAGCATTTTAGGTGGCATGAAACAATTCAGGAGTGACATTATAAACTTCACATGTCTAAAATGCCACTTTACAGACACACTGTATTACAATATGAAGAAACATGTGCTGATGAACCATTTTCAAAATTTAATAAGCACATATTTTGGTCAGAGACCAGATGAAAGTGAAGATTATTTTATTGAGCACTACTGTAAAAAATGTAATGCTACAGCAAACAGCCAAGACACTTTAATGTACCATGTTTTAACATCTGATGTGCACAGAGATCTGGAGAATAAACTTAGAGCTGTGATTTCAGAACATATTAAGAAACCAGGACTTGTGAAGCAAATGCATATTGCTCCGAAGCCTCCCACAAGTATAGCTGCACCATCTTCAATCCCCACCACTGCTCCATCTTCAATCCCCACCACTGCTCCATCTTCAATCCCCACCACTGCTTCATCAGGCACAGTTTCTACTCCAACTTGCATTCAACTTGCATTTCCTCAAAATAATCAAAACCAAACCATGGCACAGGGACAAGCAGTTCAAAACGCAGTTAGACCACTGGCTGTTTCAAATGCCTCTGGCAGCTTTACACATACATCTGCTGCTCCAGTTGTTACCCCACCACATGTTACCCTTGTATCCAGTCCACTCCCCGTAGGTCAGAATGTTAATCTTCAGCCACCGGTTCCACAGCCTGTCTTTGTTTCCCATAGGGTCCCTCTTAATCAGCCTGTCGGGCCTGGAGTTCTCCCCCTTGCTCAACCAGTTGGGACCATAAGTAGACCTGTTGCTCCTGGGGTTCTTCCGCTTAATCAACCTGTCAGGCCTGGTCTTCTTCCTGTTAATCAGCCTATTGGGGCCATTAATAGTCTGGTTGCCCCTGGGGCTCTGCCAGTAGCTCAGGCGGTTAGTTCTGTAAATAGACATGCTGGACCTGGAGTTCTACCAGTAACTAGGCCTCTTGCACCTGGGGTTCTCCCTATAAATCAACCTGTGGGGAATATGAATCAACCCATGGGTCCTGGGGTTCTTCCTGTGCCCCAAACTGTTACCTCAGGGGTTCTCCAGTTTAATCAGCCTGTTGCATCAGAGGTTCTTCCTGTGAGACAGCCTGTGAGACCCGGGATTCTCCAGCTTAATCAATCTGTTGCCTCAGGGATTATCCCTGCAAATCAGCCAGTCACACCTGGAGTTTCTCAAAACACCGCTTTCCTGACTACAGGCCCTATACTTAGACAGTTAATTCCAACTGGTAAGCAAGTTAATGGGATACCTACATATACCCTTGCGCCAGTTTCAGTTACTTTGCCTGTATCACCTGGGGGTGGGTTAGCAACTCTTACCCCACCTCAAATGCCCATTCAGCTAATGCAGTCTGGCACGGTAACTCAGGTATCTCGCTCTCCAGCAATTGCACCGGCACCATCTCCTCCTGTTGTCGTGACATCTTCCCACAGTATATCTACACAGTCTTCTCCATCTGCTCCTGAAACAAGCCAGGCACTCAAACAGGCTAAGCAATGGAAGACGTGCCCTGTTTGCAACGAGCTCTTCCCATCAAATGTCTATCAGGTTCATATGGAAGTAGCTCATAAGCACAATGCAGTAAAGACAAAGGAGACCTTTGAGCCTCACAAGCTTGCAGTATGTGCACCCTTTTTGAGGTGGATGAAAGCGAAGACTGTCCGGTGTTTCTCTTGTAAATGTTTCCTATCTGAGGAAGAACTTATAAAACATCTGTTGATGCATGGGTTAGCTTGTTTGTTCTGTACATATATTTTTCATGATCTAAAAAGTCTTGTGGAACACAGTAAGACTATGCATAACGGAAAGAAGAAATTACATGAAGAATACAGAAACAGAGGATTTCAACTTGATAATGATGCTGATGGTAACCCTGTATTTCCAAACTTTGACTTCAGTACACTGTTACCAAAAGAAGAACTTGATGAAAAGGAAGTACACATAGCAGTACTTGCAGGGGTAAACACAAGGACCCTTGTACCTATCTACATCAAAGTGAAGCCTCAGACAGTTGAAGTGAATGGTATTGGTAGCAACAAAAaagtatttacatgccccttttgtTTTGGTACTTTCATTAGCAAAGAAACCTATGAAATGCATTTGAAAGGGCGGCATCATATCATGCCAACTGTCCACACAATTTTAAAGTCCCCTGCTTTCAAGTGCATCCACTGTTGTGGGGTATACACTGGAAATATGACTCTGACAGCTATTGCTGTGCATTTGCTCCGCTGCAGAAGTGCTCCCAAAGACAGCAACTCAAGTATCAAAATGCCGCTTGAGTACAATGAAAAGAAAGAGCTGTCATTTGTTAATGGTGAAAAGCATGATTCTGTCTCTCAATCTGCTAAAAGGAAACAACCTGATCTATGTTCTGTTGCAGAGGACCAAAGGAATAAAGAACAGCAGCCTCAGTCCTTAAATACTGGCACAGCGCCATCTTCAGATAAAGATGTGAATCTAGGAGTAGTGCCTATCAAGAGACAAAAGGTTGAAAGCAGGACTGAGATGAAAGGACCTTCTTCAACAGAGGACCTCCGTATTCTAGCATTAGATCCTAAACAGTATGAACACAGCTCATATGAAGCTCGAAAGCAATTTCTGGCAGATTACTTTCACAAGAGGCCATATCCTACAAAAAAGGAGATGGAATTACTGTcatcagtgctgtgtgtgtggaaaatgGATGTTGCATCATTTTTTGGGAAAAAACGACATATGTGCCTAAAGGCGATAAAAAGTCGCCAGCCATCTGTGCTGCTAGGTTTCAGTATGTCAGAACTTAAAAATGTAAAGCACAGTTTGAGTTTGAAATGTAAATTGCAGGATCTGTAA
- the ADNP2 gene encoding activity-dependent neuroprotector homeobox protein 2 isoform X2, with product MDQELVVPCPKCAFASDSKIVGKHIRMFHSNRKLQNYTVSILGGMKQFRSDIINFTCLKCHFTDTLYYNMKKHVLMNHFQNLISTYFGQRPDESEDYFIEHYCKKCNATANSQDTLMYHVLTSDVHRDLENKLRAVISEHIKKPGLVKQMHIAPKPPTSIAAPSSIPTTAPSSIPTTAPSSIPTTASSGTVSTPTCIQLAFPQNNQNQTMAQGQAVQNAVRPLAVSNASGSFTHTSAAPVVTPPHVTLVSSPLPVGQNVNLQPPVPQPVFVSHRVPLNQPVGPGVLPLAQPVGTISRPVAPGVLPLNQPVRPGLLPVNQPIGAINSLVAPGALPVAQAVSSVNRHAGPGVLPVTRPLAPGVLPINQPVGNMNQPMGPGVLPVPQTVTSGVLQFNQPVASEVLPVRQPVRPGILQLNQSVASGIIPANQPVTPGVSQNTAFLTTGPILRQLIPTGKQVNGIPTYTLAPVSVTLPVSPGGGLATLTPPQMPIQLMQSGTVTQVSRSPAIAPAPSPPVVVTSSHSISTQSSPSAPETSQALKQAKQWKTCPVCNELFPSNVYQVHMEVAHKHNAVKTKETFEPHKLAVCAPFLRWMKAKTVRCFSCKCFLSEEELIKHLLMHGLACLFCTYIFHDLKSLVEHSKTMHNGKKKLHEEYRNRGFQLDNDADGNPVFPNFDFSTLLPKEELDEKEVHIAVLAGVNTRTLVPIYIKVKPQTVEVNGIGSNKKVFTCPFCFGTFISKETYEMHLKGRHHIMPTVHTILKSPAFKCIHCCGVYTGNMTLTAIAVHLLRCRSAPKDSNSSIKMPLEYNEKKELSFVNGEKHDSVSQSAKRKQPDLCSVAEDQRNKEQQPQSLNTGTAPSSDKDVNLGVVPIKRQKVESRTEMKGPSSTEDLRILALDPKQYEHSSYEARKQFLADYFHKRPYPTKKEMELLSSVLCVWKMDVASFFGKKRHMCLKAIKSRQPSVLLGFSMSELKNVKHSLSLKCKLQDL from the coding sequence ATGGACCAAGAGCTGGTTGTTCCTTGCCCAAAATGTGCATTTGCTTCTGATTCAAAAATAGTGGGAAAACACATCCGGATGTTTCACTCTAATAGGAAACTACAGAACTACACAGTGAGCATTTTAGGTGGCATGAAACAATTCAGGAGTGACATTATAAACTTCACATGTCTAAAATGCCACTTTACAGACACACTGTATTACAATATGAAGAAACATGTGCTGATGAACCATTTTCAAAATTTAATAAGCACATATTTTGGTCAGAGACCAGATGAAAGTGAAGATTATTTTATTGAGCACTACTGTAAAAAATGTAATGCTACAGCAAACAGCCAAGACACTTTAATGTACCATGTTTTAACATCTGATGTGCACAGAGATCTGGAGAATAAACTTAGAGCTGTGATTTCAGAACATATTAAGAAACCAGGACTTGTGAAGCAAATGCATATTGCTCCGAAGCCTCCCACAAGTATAGCTGCACCATCTTCAATCCCCACCACTGCTCCATCTTCAATCCCCACCACTGCTCCATCTTCAATCCCCACCACTGCTTCATCAGGCACAGTTTCTACTCCAACTTGCATTCAACTTGCATTTCCTCAAAATAATCAAAACCAAACCATGGCACAGGGACAAGCAGTTCAAAACGCAGTTAGACCACTGGCTGTTTCAAATGCCTCTGGCAGCTTTACACATACATCTGCTGCTCCAGTTGTTACCCCACCACATGTTACCCTTGTATCCAGTCCACTCCCCGTAGGTCAGAATGTTAATCTTCAGCCACCGGTTCCACAGCCTGTCTTTGTTTCCCATAGGGTCCCTCTTAATCAGCCTGTCGGGCCTGGAGTTCTCCCCCTTGCTCAACCAGTTGGGACCATAAGTAGACCTGTTGCTCCTGGGGTTCTTCCGCTTAATCAACCTGTCAGGCCTGGTCTTCTTCCTGTTAATCAGCCTATTGGGGCCATTAATAGTCTGGTTGCCCCTGGGGCTCTGCCAGTAGCTCAGGCGGTTAGTTCTGTAAATAGACATGCTGGACCTGGAGTTCTACCAGTAACTAGGCCTCTTGCACCTGGGGTTCTCCCTATAAATCAACCTGTGGGGAATATGAATCAACCCATGGGTCCTGGGGTTCTTCCTGTGCCCCAAACTGTTACCTCAGGGGTTCTCCAGTTTAATCAGCCTGTTGCATCAGAGGTTCTTCCTGTGAGACAGCCTGTGAGACCCGGGATTCTCCAGCTTAATCAATCTGTTGCCTCAGGGATTATCCCTGCAAATCAGCCAGTCACACCTGGAGTTTCTCAAAACACCGCTTTCCTGACTACAGGCCCTATACTTAGACAGTTAATTCCAACTGGTAAGCAAGTTAATGGGATACCTACATATACCCTTGCGCCAGTTTCAGTTACTTTGCCTGTATCACCTGGGGGTGGGTTAGCAACTCTTACCCCACCTCAAATGCCCATTCAGCTAATGCAGTCTGGCACGGTAACTCAGGTATCTCGCTCTCCAGCAATTGCACCGGCACCATCTCCTCCTGTTGTCGTGACATCTTCCCACAGTATATCTACACAGTCTTCTCCATCTGCTCCTGAAACAAGCCAGGCACTCAAACAGGCTAAGCAATGGAAGACGTGCCCTGTTTGCAACGAGCTCTTCCCATCAAATGTCTATCAGGTTCATATGGAAGTAGCTCATAAGCACAATGCAGTAAAGACAAAGGAGACCTTTGAGCCTCACAAGCTTGCAGTATGTGCACCCTTTTTGAGGTGGATGAAAGCGAAGACTGTCCGGTGTTTCTCTTGTAAATGTTTCCTATCTGAGGAAGAACTTATAAAACATCTGTTGATGCATGGGTTAGCTTGTTTGTTCTGTACATATATTTTTCATGATCTAAAAAGTCTTGTGGAACACAGTAAGACTATGCATAACGGAAAGAAGAAATTACATGAAGAATACAGAAACAGAGGATTTCAACTTGATAATGATGCTGATGGTAACCCTGTATTTCCAAACTTTGACTTCAGTACACTGTTACCAAAAGAAGAACTTGATGAAAAGGAAGTACACATAGCAGTACTTGCAGGGGTAAACACAAGGACCCTTGTACCTATCTACATCAAAGTGAAGCCTCAGACAGTTGAAGTGAATGGTATTGGTAGCAACAAAAaagtatttacatgccccttttgtTTTGGTACTTTCATTAGCAAAGAAACCTATGAAATGCATTTGAAAGGGCGGCATCATATCATGCCAACTGTCCACACAATTTTAAAGTCCCCTGCTTTCAAGTGCATCCACTGTTGTGGGGTATACACTGGAAATATGACTCTGACAGCTATTGCTGTGCATTTGCTCCGCTGCAGAAGTGCTCCCAAAGACAGCAACTCAAGTATCAAAATGCCGCTTGAGTACAATGAAAAGAAAGAGCTGTCATTTGTTAATGGTGAAAAGCATGATTCTGTCTCTCAATCTGCTAAAAGGAAACAACCTGATCTATGTTCTGTTGCAGAGGACCAAAGGAATAAAGAACAGCAGCCTCAGTCCTTAAATACTGGCACAGCGCCATCTTCAGATAAAGATGTGAATCTAGGAGTAGTGCCTATCAAGAGACAAAAGGTTGAAAGCAGGACTGAGATGAAAGGACCTTCTTCAACAGAGGACCTCCGTATTCTAGCATTAGATCCTAAACAGTATGAACACAGCTCATATGAAGCTCGAAAGCAATTTCTGGCAGATTACTTTCACAAGAGGCCATATCCTACAAAAAAGGAGATGGAATTACTGTcatcagtgctgtgtgtgtggaaaatgGATGTTGCATCATTTTTTGGGAAAAAACGACATATGTGCCTAAAGGCGATAAAAAGTCGCCAGCCATCTGTGCTGCTAGGTTTCAGTATGTCAGAACTTAAAAATGTAAAGCACAGTTTGAGTTTGAAATGTAAATTGCAGGATCTGTAA